The Streptomyces sp. NBC_01775 genome includes a region encoding these proteins:
- a CDS encoding isocitrate lyase/PEP mutase family protein, with translation MSGLTPFAALHDVPHAPLLLPNAWDYSSAAVLAANGFAAIGTTSLGVAGAAGVPDGAGVTKEATLAQVRCLGRGPFLLSVDAEGGFSDDPDEVAALAREFAEAGAVGLNLEDGRPDGTLVPVAVHAAKVRAVKAAVPDLFVNARTDTHWLGTGQDETLSRLLAYQQAGADGAFVPGLTEPARIGALVEALDVPLNILYSPTGPTLPELGSLGVRRVSLGSLLYRQALSSALRTARTIRSGQHVPAAELAYGDVQQLAPTV, from the coding sequence ATGAGCGGGCTCACCCCCTTCGCCGCCCTGCACGACGTCCCGCACGCGCCCCTGCTGCTCCCCAACGCCTGGGACTACTCCTCCGCCGCCGTCCTGGCCGCGAACGGGTTCGCGGCCATCGGCACCACCAGCCTCGGCGTCGCCGGGGCCGCGGGGGTTCCGGACGGGGCCGGGGTCACCAAGGAGGCGACCCTCGCGCAGGTCCGGTGCCTGGGGCGCGGGCCGTTTCTGCTGTCCGTGGACGCGGAGGGCGGCTTCAGCGACGACCCGGACGAGGTCGCCGCGCTGGCCCGGGAATTCGCCGAGGCGGGGGCGGTGGGCCTCAACCTGGAGGACGGCCGTCCCGACGGGACCCTCGTTCCCGTCGCCGTGCACGCCGCCAAGGTCCGGGCGGTGAAGGCCGCCGTCCCGGACCTCTTCGTCAACGCCCGCACCGACACCCACTGGCTCGGCACCGGTCAGGACGAGACCCTCTCGCGGCTCCTCGCCTATCAACAGGCGGGCGCCGACGGGGCGTTCGTACCCGGGCTGACGGAGCCCGCCCGCATCGGGGCGCTCGTCGAGGCCCTCGACGTCCCCCTCAACATCCTCTACTCGCCCACCGGCCCCACGCTGCCCGAGCTGGGGTCGCTCGGCGTGCGCCGGGTCAGCCTCGGCTCGCTCCTCTACCGCCAGGCCCTCTCCTCAGCCCTTCGGACGGCCCGGACCATCCGCTCCGGACAGCATGTCCCGGCCGCGGAACTCGCCTACGGGGACGTCCAGCAGCTCGCCCCCACCGTGTGA
- a CDS encoding ROK family transcriptional regulator yields the protein MPPASPSTARALNDRLALELLQEHGPLSASQLTTLTGLARPTVADLIQRLGENGLITPAGESGANRRGPNARLYGIAADRAHLAALDMRADSVRVLVADLLGTTLAEGTLPVDALEKDWAAKHGAGTHRSGTHGSGKHGAEVGARDRSAEAVRRSAELLDQVMKDAGVRQLHSVAVGAPGMIDAATARLRTSTGLVWHHEVIALLQQRLTAAVRIENESNLAALAEQRQGVARGRDSFILFWLGEGPGAAVVLDGKLRNGASGGAGEIGFLPMPGTNGLPSATDCDDGFHSLVSGAAVRRLAEEHGIGEEHGIGPEQGLAPEPGADPGQGADPAHSSDPALRLEAEAAVRAAVAAGPPGEAFLDAFASRIALGAAAVVAVLDPGCLVLGGELGHAGGTALATRVESALARLSPLPTEVRPSHFGGAGVVHGALLAAQSMAQQALFPGPHAS from the coding sequence ATGCCACCCGCGTCTCCGAGCACCGCCAGGGCCCTGAACGACCGCCTCGCACTGGAGCTGCTCCAAGAGCACGGGCCGCTGTCGGCCAGTCAGCTCACCACGCTCACCGGCCTCGCCCGCCCCACCGTCGCCGACCTCATCCAACGGCTCGGCGAGAACGGGCTGATCACCCCCGCCGGGGAGTCCGGGGCCAACCGGCGCGGCCCCAACGCGCGGCTGTACGGGATCGCCGCGGACCGGGCGCACCTCGCGGCGCTCGACATGCGCGCCGACAGCGTGCGCGTCCTGGTCGCGGACCTGCTCGGCACCACCCTCGCGGAGGGCACACTGCCGGTCGACGCGCTGGAGAAGGACTGGGCGGCGAAGCACGGGGCGGGGACGCACCGTTCGGGCACGCACGGTTCGGGAAAGCACGGCGCCGAGGTCGGCGCGAGGGACCGGTCCGCCGAGGCGGTACGGCGCTCCGCCGAGCTGCTCGATCAGGTGATGAAGGACGCGGGCGTACGGCAGTTGCACAGCGTGGCCGTCGGAGCGCCCGGGATGATCGACGCGGCGACGGCACGGCTGCGCACCAGTACGGGCCTGGTCTGGCACCACGAGGTGATCGCCCTGCTCCAGCAGCGCCTCACCGCGGCCGTCCGCATCGAGAACGAGAGCAACCTCGCCGCCCTGGCCGAACAGCGGCAAGGGGTGGCCCGCGGCCGGGACTCGTTCATCCTGTTCTGGCTGGGCGAGGGCCCCGGCGCGGCGGTGGTCCTCGACGGGAAGCTGCGCAACGGGGCCTCGGGCGGGGCGGGGGAGATCGGCTTTTTGCCGATGCCGGGCACGAACGGGCTGCCGTCGGCCACGGATTGTGACGACGGATTCCACTCCCTGGTCAGCGGCGCCGCCGTGCGCCGCCTCGCCGAGGAGCACGGCATCGGCGAGGAGCACGGCATCGGCCCCGAACAGGGCCTCGCTCCTGAACCGGGTGCCGACCCCGGGCAGGGCGCCGATCCCGCGCACAGTTCCGACCCCGCGCTGAGGCTCGAAGCCGAGGCGGCGGTGCGTGCGGCGGTGGCGGCGGGGCCGCCCGGCGAGGCCTTCCTGGACGCGTTCGCGTCCCGGATCGCGCTGGGGGCAGCGGCGGTTGTCGCCGTCCTCGATCCCGGCTGCCTCGTCCTCGGGGGCGAACTCGGCCACGCGGGCGGCACCGCGCTCGCCACCCGCGTCGAGTCCGCGCTCGCCCGGCTGTCGCCGCTCCCCACGGAGGTACGGCCCAGCCACTTCGGCGGCGCGGGAGTGGTGCACGGCGCGCTGCTGGCCGCCCAGTCGATGGCCCAGCAGGCGCTGTTCCCGGGTCCGCACGCCTCGTGA
- a CDS encoding MFS transporter codes for MTAADAPPPKKRATSSGEREASPEERAAPPLKRAAPPLKRDAPPLKRDAPSPKKQGATPSSGTPASRPPSRLRGARFAIALVFCVHGSVTGSFATRVPWIQEHAGVSAGQLGLALAFPAVGGSVAMPMAGAISHRFGARPALRVLLALWTLALALPALAPNLLTLCLVLFLFGATAGTSDVVMNGLGVETERRLGRSIMSGLHGMWSIGALVGSVGGTFAAHFGVDARLHHLLAAGVLTVLGVLVTRSALDVPTEPAADPPPRFALPPRSAVLIGAVAFCAVFAEGASLDWSAVYLRDVLGTSPGLAAATTTAFALTMAVARLAGDAVVDRFGAVRTVRAGGMLAVLGGVLVVTASSPALALSGFGLIGLGIAVVVPLAFAAAARSSAAPAQAIAGVATITYTAGLIAPSLVGGIADLTSLVASFGLVTALACGLTLGARLLRTDAREVTSTPSRPAAREGEHA; via the coding sequence ATGACGGCTGCCGACGCACCACCGCCGAAGAAGCGCGCCACTTCATCGGGGGAACGCGAAGCTTCACCGGAAGAGCGCGCCGCACCGCCGCTGAAGCGCGCCGCACCGCCGCTGAAGCGCGACGCGCCGCCGCTGAAGCGCGACGCGCCCTCGCCGAAGAAGCAAGGAGCGACGCCGAGTTCGGGAACCCCCGCTTCCCGGCCGCCTTCCCGGCTGCGCGGTGCCCGGTTCGCCATCGCGCTCGTCTTCTGCGTCCACGGCTCGGTGACCGGGAGCTTCGCCACGCGGGTGCCCTGGATCCAGGAGCACGCCGGAGTCTCCGCCGGTCAACTGGGCCTGGCCCTCGCGTTTCCCGCGGTCGGCGGCTCGGTCGCGATGCCGATGGCGGGTGCGATCAGCCACCGCTTCGGCGCCCGGCCCGCGCTGCGGGTGCTGCTCGCGCTGTGGACGCTCGCCCTGGCCCTCCCGGCACTGGCGCCGAACCTGCTCACCCTCTGCCTCGTACTCTTCCTCTTCGGCGCGACGGCCGGGACGTCCGACGTCGTCATGAACGGCCTGGGCGTCGAGACCGAGCGGCGCCTGGGTCGCTCCATCATGTCCGGTCTGCATGGAATGTGGAGTATCGGCGCCCTCGTCGGCTCCGTGGGCGGCACCTTCGCCGCTCACTTCGGCGTCGACGCCCGGCTGCACCACCTGCTGGCGGCCGGTGTGCTGACGGTCCTCGGGGTACTGGTCACCCGGAGTGCCTTGGACGTGCCGACAGAGCCGGCGGCGGATCCGCCGCCGCGCTTCGCGCTGCCGCCCAGGTCTGCCGTGCTGATCGGGGCCGTCGCCTTCTGCGCCGTCTTCGCGGAAGGGGCGAGCCTGGACTGGTCGGCCGTCTATCTGCGCGACGTGCTCGGCACTTCACCGGGACTGGCGGCGGCCACCACGACCGCGTTCGCGCTGACCATGGCGGTGGCCAGGCTCGCGGGGGACGCGGTGGTCGACCGCTTCGGCGCCGTACGCACCGTGCGGGCCGGGGGAATGCTGGCGGTCCTGGGCGGCGTGCTCGTCGTCACCGCGTCGTCCCCGGCCCTGGCCCTGAGCGGCTTCGGGCTGATCGGGCTGGGCATAGCGGTCGTCGTGCCGCTGGCCTTCGCCGCGGCGGCGCGCAGCAGCGCGGCACCGGCGCAGGCCATCGCGGGCGTCGCGACGATCACGTACACCGCCGGTCTCATCGCCCCCTCGTTGGTCGGGGGGATCGCCGATCTCACCTCGCTGGTCGCCTCGTTCGGCCTCGTCACGGCCCTCGCCTGCGGGCTGACGCTGGGTGCGCGGCTGCTGCGTACGGACGCCCGCGAGGTGACGAGCACGCCCTCGCGGCCCGCCGCCCGCGAGGGTGAGCACGCATGA
- a CDS encoding RNA polymerase sigma factor, with amino-acid sequence MTQDSTGPSAGPATGPAAENEALAARAAAGDAASLDLLLRAIRPEVVRRCGRFLLYREDAEEAGQDVLLQVARHIHRFEGRSRFSTWLHTIVANCARQKYRELKRRAVEEPMLPHESGAPDGRPDPRTTSVIAGSRVDFLDALERLERESPHLVAPLVYRDLCQMDYAEIVDRLDIPLGTVKSRLHHARRQIRPWLSTSF; translated from the coding sequence ATGACACAGGATTCCACCGGACCCTCCGCTGGTCCCGCCACCGGCCCCGCCGCCGAGAACGAGGCCCTCGCTGCCCGCGCCGCAGCCGGGGACGCCGCCTCTCTCGACCTGCTGCTGCGCGCCATCCGCCCGGAAGTCGTACGCCGCTGCGGGCGCTTCCTCCTCTACCGAGAGGACGCCGAGGAGGCAGGGCAGGACGTGTTGTTGCAGGTCGCGCGGCACATCCACCGCTTCGAGGGCCGCAGCCGCTTCAGCACCTGGCTGCACACCATCGTCGCCAACTGCGCACGCCAGAAGTACCGCGAGCTGAAGCGACGGGCGGTCGAAGAGCCCATGCTGCCGCACGAGAGCGGCGCTCCTGACGGACGTCCCGACCCCCGGACCACGAGCGTGATCGCCGGCTCGCGGGTGGATTTCCTCGACGCGCTGGAACGACTGGAGCGTGAGAGTCCACACCTGGTGGCTCCTCTTGTCTACCGCGACCTCTGTCAAATGGACTACGCCGAGATCGTCGACCGCCTGGACATTCCTCTCGGCACCGTCAAGTCCCGGCTGCACCACGCCCGCCGCCAGATACGCCCCTGGCTCTCCACCAGTTTTTAA
- a CDS encoding serine/threonine-protein kinase yields the protein MPSPDQIGRYRVDRRLGSGAFAVVWLAHDDRLEAPVAVKVMAENWAYRVDIRERFLAEARLLRKATAGGVVQVFDVGEMDDERPYFVMEYADRGTVADRMAEGPLHLNDALRLTAEAARGTQALHEAGVVHRDIKPSNVLLAGGGTAGRERVLVADLGLAKNLAQASGLTVVAGSSGYMAPEQAEPFDGIDARADVYSLGGVLYHLVTGKVPGPPGKVLPVDQVRPEIPPQVSRAVERAMEPDRERRWKTAAAFADALDRIGGMETKAAEAAAAGQTGTVELMVQRRFAAKRRRVAPQSPAPLPPPTSASQAPPASPGSPGPSSSSEEPSDAVPPSYGSQTPGSQHPSPSSQGSPSSHSSHSLSKEPQDAVPPSHASPVPDPSSRETPRGTSQGSPLPGPPSKGSPATDPSSQGASPVPSSTVPDAPSPAPEPPFPEPRPAWFQPPAEPSSGASPYKASGASSPVPEPASPAPEPTKTWSTAAFRSSSPEPPPPGPRLPASERDTKADDSSSSKAASPRSRKGRRWLVLGLAVVVLAASGVGAVWLKEQGEAPPNAVDDVRVKDSTGRISVKVPGAWAEETVNSGWNPAMLGLSGQHAPGLTIAQDVSRWQDLTASVSGVFVGVGSGKTENVPNAEETKATVADKVGRISHSGCSYTGSRDVKEKAWRGKVRSWSSCDSPGHSLEEIGLASTRRGGPSVYMQIRCDEDCSVRTEQVVESLRVSAAGRKEKGGS from the coding sequence ATGCCTTCACCTGATCAGATCGGCCGGTACCGAGTGGACCGACGCCTCGGCTCGGGCGCTTTCGCTGTCGTGTGGCTGGCCCACGACGACCGGCTTGAAGCTCCCGTAGCGGTTAAGGTGATGGCCGAAAACTGGGCCTACCGGGTCGACATCCGCGAACGGTTCCTTGCCGAGGCCCGGCTGTTGCGCAAGGCGACAGCCGGGGGAGTCGTGCAGGTCTTCGACGTGGGGGAGATGGACGACGAACGGCCGTACTTCGTCATGGAGTACGCCGATCGCGGCACCGTCGCCGACCGCATGGCCGAGGGACCGCTGCACCTGAACGACGCGCTGCGCCTCACGGCGGAGGCGGCGCGCGGGACGCAGGCGCTGCACGAGGCCGGGGTGGTGCACCGCGACATCAAGCCGTCCAACGTGCTGCTGGCGGGCGGCGGTACGGCCGGACGCGAGCGCGTGCTGGTCGCCGACCTGGGGCTGGCCAAGAACCTCGCGCAGGCGTCCGGGCTGACCGTGGTGGCGGGCTCCAGCGGCTACATGGCGCCCGAACAGGCCGAGCCCTTCGACGGAATCGACGCCCGCGCCGACGTCTACAGCCTCGGCGGTGTGCTCTACCACCTGGTGACCGGCAAGGTGCCGGGGCCGCCGGGGAAGGTGCTGCCGGTGGACCAGGTGCGCCCTGAGATACCGCCCCAGGTGAGCCGCGCCGTGGAGCGGGCGATGGAGCCCGACCGCGAGCGCCGCTGGAAGACCGCCGCGGCGTTCGCGGACGCGCTGGACCGGATCGGGGGCATGGAGACCAAGGCCGCCGAAGCGGCTGCCGCGGGGCAGACCGGGACCGTGGAGCTGATGGTGCAGCGCCGCTTCGCGGCGAAGCGGCGCCGGGTGGCACCGCAGTCTCCGGCCCCCTTGCCGCCCCCGACGTCGGCGTCTCAGGCGCCCCCGGCGTCCCCGGGGTCCCCAGGGCCGTCCTCGTCGTCGGAGGAGCCCTCGGACGCGGTGCCGCCTTCGTACGGTTCGCAGACGCCCGGGTCGCAGCACCCGTCGCCCTCGTCGCAGGGATCGCCGTCGTCGCACTCGTCGCACTCGTTGTCGAAGGAGCCGCAGGACGCGGTGCCGCCGTCGCACGCGTCGCCCGTCCCTGACCCGTCGTCCCGGGAAACGCCTCGCGGAACGTCCCAGGGCTCGCCTCTCCCGGGCCCGCCGTCGAAGGGGTCCCCGGCTACGGATCCGTCGTCACAGGGGGCATCCCCCGTGCCGTCGTCCACCGTCCCGGACGCCCCGTCACCGGCTCCGGAACCGCCGTTTCCGGAGCCGAGGCCCGCATGGTTCCAGCCACCGGCTGAGCCCTCGTCAGGAGCGTCGCCGTACAAGGCATCCGGGGCCTCTTCGCCGGTCCCGGAGCCCGCGTCTCCGGCGCCGGAGCCGACAAAAACCTGGTCCACCGCGGCGTTCCGGAGCTCGTCGCCCGAGCCGCCTCCCCCGGGGCCGCGGCTTCCGGCGTCGGAGCGGGACACGAAGGCGGACGACTCCTCGTCGTCCAAGGCGGCGTCGCCCCGCTCCCGGAAGGGCCGGCGCTGGCTGGTGCTGGGGCTTGCGGTGGTGGTGCTCGCCGCGTCCGGGGTCGGCGCGGTGTGGCTCAAGGAGCAGGGCGAAGCCCCGCCGAACGCGGTCGACGACGTGCGGGTGAAGGACTCGACCGGGCGGATCAGCGTGAAGGTGCCGGGCGCGTGGGCGGAAGAGACGGTCAATTCTGGCTGGAATCCAGCCATGTTGGGGCTGTCGGGCCAGCACGCTCCCGGGCTGACGATCGCGCAGGACGTGAGCCGCTGGCAGGACCTCACGGCCTCGGTCAGCGGCGTCTTCGTCGGTGTCGGCTCCGGGAAGACCGAGAACGTGCCGAACGCGGAGGAGACCAAGGCCACCGTGGCCGACAAGGTGGGGAGAATCAGCCATAGCGGCTGTAGCTACACCGGGAGCCGTGACGTCAAGGAGAAGGCGTGGCGGGGGAAGGTGCGAAGCTGGTCGTCGTGCGACTCTCCGGGCCACTCCCTGGAAGAGATCGGACTCGCCTCCACCCGCAGGGGAGGCCCCTCGGTGTACATGCAGATCCGGTGCGACGAGGACTGCTCCGTGCGAACCGAACAGGTGGTGGAGAGCTTGCGGGTGAGCGCGGCGGGACGCAAGGAGAAGGGCGGTTCCTAG
- a CDS encoding DUF4232 domain-containing protein has product MTQDDGITATGRQSGARGSVRPRLRVSRTAAAATAVLAAGTLLAGCGEPDPSSMGPHRVEGQAAPAGGDRTDKGLHDKKGEGKSGSSPGAPSMGQNSSGASSAGGGGDSGGSGGSGEANGGLADGGADGDSGSGCQSADLGARFGPQHSGAGQENFSLVLTNNSGRTCTLRGYPGLAFVNSAGQQVSVNPQRAGGSVENVSLAPGASAWAPLSFANPAMTGVRTVAPDRARITPPDQTRAIETDWTGGPVTDSDEGSVPKLGPLSPGVGS; this is encoded by the coding sequence ATGACACAGGACGACGGCATAACGGCGACCGGGCGGCAGTCCGGCGCGCGCGGGAGCGTCCGTCCGAGGCTGCGGGTGAGCCGTACGGCCGCCGCTGCCACCGCCGTACTGGCGGCGGGCACGCTGCTGGCCGGGTGTGGTGAGCCGGACCCCAGCTCCATGGGCCCGCACCGGGTCGAGGGACAGGCCGCGCCGGCCGGCGGCGACAGGACGGACAAGGGGCTGCACGACAAGAAGGGGGAGGGCAAGTCGGGCAGTTCTCCCGGCGCCCCCTCCATGGGCCAGAACTCCTCCGGCGCGTCCTCCGCCGGCGGCGGGGGCGACTCCGGCGGAAGCGGCGGCTCCGGCGAGGCGAACGGGGGCCTTGCCGACGGCGGCGCCGACGGCGACTCGGGCTCCGGCTGCCAGTCCGCGGACCTGGGCGCCCGTTTCGGGCCCCAGCACTCGGGTGCCGGCCAGGAGAACTTCTCGCTCGTGCTCACCAACAACTCCGGCAGGACCTGCACGCTGCGCGGCTACCCGGGGCTCGCCTTCGTCAACAGCGCCGGCCAGCAGGTGTCCGTCAACCCGCAGCGCGCCGGCGGCAGTGTCGAGAACGTCTCGCTCGCGCCCGGCGCGAGTGCGTGGGCGCCGCTGTCGTTCGCCAACCCCGCGATGACCGGCGTCAGGACGGTCGCCCCGGACCGAGCCCGGATCACCCCGCCCGACCAGACCCGGGCCATCGAGACCGACTGGACCGGCGGCCCGGTCACCGACTCCGACGAGGGATCCGTCCCGAAGCTCGGCCCGCTCTCCCCCGGCGTGGGCAGCTGA
- a CDS encoding cytochrome P450, translating to MSMTALINHLYAAWQRGPVSEVRLGSQRAVLVTGPEEVRRVLVQDAAYYTKQAHRARSLLGDGLIVATGDAWKRQRRTLQPHFTAPAVRRYERHISDAAQRLARRWDALADTGEPTDIGEDMRFFALDTIWRLLTGTPLDAHTHRELAAIDTVVAALPTMGSTPRDGSGSMDGSGGSGGSGDPDIGGCDEQAAALARIDAVASRAVAAAREAAPAAKTGILHSLVDLPDQLLRDELVTLIVAGHETTATTLSWLHLLLHRHPRWREWALREGAAGYQALIGEALRLYPSVWLVPRHAAVATELGGQAIEAGTRVLVCPYLTQRDPAWWPAPTSFDPRRFAAKPRPGTYHPFGVGPRACLGQHFSLREMQVLLEALLPHHVPRFTGPQPAPAFAVTLRPEGPLTATLHRP from the coding sequence ATGTCAATGACGGCGCTCATCAATCACCTGTACGCGGCCTGGCAGCGCGGCCCCGTCAGCGAAGTGCGGCTCGGCTCCCAGCGGGCGGTCCTGGTGACCGGGCCGGAGGAGGTGCGGCGGGTCCTCGTCCAGGACGCCGCGTACTACACCAAGCAGGCACACCGCGCGCGTTCGCTCCTCGGCGACGGGCTGATCGTCGCCACCGGCGACGCGTGGAAGCGCCAGCGCCGCACGCTCCAGCCGCACTTCACGGCTCCCGCCGTCCGCCGCTACGAGCGGCACATCAGCGACGCGGCCCAGCGCCTCGCCCGCCGCTGGGACGCCCTCGCCGACACGGGTGAGCCGACCGACATCGGCGAGGACATGCGTTTCTTCGCCCTCGACACCATCTGGCGCCTCCTGACCGGCACCCCCTTGGACGCGCACACGCACCGCGAACTGGCCGCGATCGACACGGTGGTGGCCGCCCTCCCCACGATGGGCAGCACACCGCGAGACGGCAGCGGCAGCATGGACGGAAGCGGCGGGAGCGGCGGGAGCGGCGACCCGGACATCGGCGGCTGCGATGAGCAGGCGGCGGCGCTCGCGCGGATCGACGCCGTCGCGTCGCGGGCCGTCGCCGCGGCGCGGGAGGCGGCTCCGGCGGCGAAGACGGGGATTCTGCACAGTCTGGTCGACCTGCCCGACCAGCTGCTGCGGGACGAGTTGGTGACGCTGATCGTCGCCGGGCACGAGACGACGGCCACCACCTTGAGCTGGCTCCACCTCCTGCTGCACCGCCACCCCCGGTGGCGGGAGTGGGCCCTGCGCGAGGGAGCCGCCGGGTATCAGGCGCTGATCGGCGAGGCGCTGCGGCTCTACCCCTCGGTCTGGCTGGTGCCCCGGCACGCGGCCGTGGCGACAGAGCTGGGCGGGCAGGCGATCGAGGCGGGTACGCGGGTGCTGGTGTGCCCGTATCTCACGCAGCGCGACCCGGCGTGGTGGCCGGCGCCGACCTCCTTCGACCCGCGCCGTTTCGCGGCCAAGCCACGTCCCGGCACGTACCACCCCTTCGGGGTCGGGCCGCGCGCGTGTCTGGGGCAGCACTTCTCGCTACGGGAGATGCAGGTGCTGCTGGAGGCGCTGTTGCCGCACCACGTTCCCCGGTTCACGGGCCCGCAGCCCGCTCCCGCCTTTGCCGTGACGCTCCGTCCGGAGGGCCCGCTGACGGCGACCCTGCACCGCCCCTGA
- a CDS encoding NUDIX domain-containing protein: protein MPEQVDYVDADDRLVRSGPRGGAAREGLHHRVAATVLTAPTGPPDHVLVHRRPPHLTVLPGHYDVLVGGSVRAGESYGAAAARELAEELGVRAAHGGPHELWRERVEGPTGPCWLAVHHARLAPDEELRPDPHAIAWHAFVPLSGLGLRAGQPLVAAEAPFAPYAPFAPVGLHVLRALAHLLPALLPPDSQPPASGGSRARCA, encoded by the coding sequence GTGCCCGAACAGGTGGACTACGTGGACGCCGACGACCGCCTCGTGCGCAGCGGGCCGCGCGGCGGCGCCGCCCGCGAAGGGCTGCACCATCGCGTGGCCGCCACCGTGCTGACCGCCCCCACAGGTCCCCCGGACCACGTACTGGTCCACCGCCGCCCACCCCACCTGACGGTCCTGCCGGGCCACTACGACGTCCTGGTGGGCGGCTCCGTCCGCGCGGGCGAGTCCTACGGCGCCGCCGCCGCCCGGGAGTTGGCGGAGGAGCTGGGCGTACGCGCGGCCCACGGCGGCCCGCACGAGCTGTGGCGGGAGCGTGTCGAAGGCCCCACCGGCCCCTGCTGGCTGGCAGTCCACCATGCCCGCCTCGCCCCTGACGAGGAGCTGCGCCCGGACCCCCACGCCATCGCCTGGCACGCCTTCGTCCCCCTGTCCGGCCTCGGGCTCCGGGCCGGCCAGCCTCTCGTCGCCGCCGAGGCTCCCTTCGCCCCCTACGCCCCCTTCGCCCCCGTCGGCCTGCACGTCCTGCGGGCGTTGGCGCATCTCCTTCCGGCTCTTCTCCCCCCGGATTCTCAACCGCCGGCCTCCGGCGGCAGTCGCGCGAGGTGTGCATGA
- a CDS encoding prenyltransferase/squalene oxidase repeat-containing protein yields the protein MITAGVYAAPVPLSPVPARLLAAQARLAGRVRARVGADGLVAAPCESRVLESALLLGLVRGLAPGDPACDRLTRYLKHALDTDPPDPVQSAVARAVLGEVVAGHADTERMMARFPHFTAGRKRLMFQTLLAHLGAAPWPALPLVRYAEYAASGQQSWLGLEMAALKVLAAHGAGRTAELGPGDLDALAPALRPGPVWEANHLARLLGLLALWTDPGRRTETSAAIRRVTRELRPDGGLPFITGMDLFATVTGGLALTAAGYGAHASVRRMADAVAARQHADGGFGFTRGVRQSDADDTSYALEFLRATAPGRHVRAVEAAEDHLVALANDDGGVPTFARGVESETAMTAGAANALAPSTRPGPRRTAEAAARFLARAAEEASEREGPGGALHERSWSRNVTNALHRTVLACESLTRTGLDVPRERLAGLRERLLSQLVERRLPDGGWGHEDTGPSDPISTAYAAVALSRSREHALELRSAVDYLADRQRPDGGFTSVPDQAGPRPLLYDAPALADICVLLAWGHALTTPSAAPAGTSAAPAGTGAAPAGTSAAFTAPNGGLTAPSAVAPRAAAAREAPASSAAAPWEASRPPGSASSG from the coding sequence ATGATCACTGCTGGTGTGTACGCGGCGCCGGTGCCGCTCTCCCCCGTGCCCGCACGGCTGTTGGCCGCGCAGGCACGGCTGGCGGGCCGGGTGAGGGCGAGGGTGGGGGCGGACGGGCTGGTGGCGGCGCCGTGTGAGAGCCGGGTGCTGGAGTCGGCGCTGCTGCTCGGACTCGTCAGGGGGCTCGCTCCCGGCGACCCGGCGTGCGACCGGCTGACGCGCTACCTCAAGCACGCCCTCGACACCGATCCGCCCGATCCGGTACAGAGCGCCGTGGCGCGCGCCGTGCTCGGCGAGGTGGTCGCCGGGCATGCCGACACCGAGCGGATGATGGCCCGCTTCCCGCACTTCACGGCCGGGCGCAAGCGCCTCATGTTCCAGACGCTGCTGGCCCACCTCGGCGCCGCGCCCTGGCCCGCGCTCCCGCTCGTCCGCTACGCCGAGTACGCCGCCTCCGGCCAGCAGTCCTGGCTGGGCCTGGAGATGGCCGCGCTCAAGGTGCTCGCCGCGCACGGCGCGGGCCGCACCGCGGAGCTGGGCCCCGGCGATCTGGACGCGCTCGCGCCCGCGCTGCGTCCGGGGCCGGTGTGGGAGGCCAACCACCTCGCGCGGCTGCTGGGCCTGCTCGCGCTGTGGACCGATCCCGGGCGCCGTACGGAGACTTCGGCCGCCATCAGGCGCGTGACGCGGGAGCTGCGGCCGGACGGCGGGCTGCCGTTCATCACCGGCATGGACCTGTTCGCCACCGTCACCGGCGGGCTCGCGCTGACCGCCGCCGGGTACGGCGCCCACGCCTCGGTACGGCGCATGGCCGACGCCGTGGCGGCGCGGCAGCACGCCGACGGCGGCTTCGGCTTCACCCGGGGGGTGCGGCAGAGCGACGCCGACGACACCTCCTACGCCCTGGAGTTCCTGCGCGCCACCGCGCCGGGCCGTCATGTCCGGGCCGTCGAGGCGGCCGAGGACCACCTCGTCGCGCTCGCCAACGACGACGGCGGCGTGCCCACGTTCGCGCGCGGCGTCGAGTCGGAGACGGCGATGACCGCGGGCGCCGCCAACGCGCTGGCGCCCAGCACCCGTCCGGGCCCTCGCCGCACCGCGGAGGCCGCGGCCCGCTTCCTGGCCCGCGCCGCCGAGGAGGCCTCGGAACGGGAGGGTCCGGGCGGCGCGCTGCACGAGCGCAGCTGGAGCCGCAACGTCACCAACGCGCTCCACCGCACCGTGCTGGCGTGCGAGTCGCTGACCCGTACCGGCCTGGACGTACCTCGCGAGCGGCTCGCGGGGCTGCGGGAGCGGCTGCTGTCCCAGCTGGTGGAGCGGCGGCTGCCCGACGGCGGCTGGGGCCACGAGGACACCGGCCCCAGCGACCCCATCAGCACCGCCTACGCCGCTGTCGCGCTCAGCCGTTCACGCGAGCACGCGCTCGAACTGCGCTCCGCCGTCGACTACCTGGCCGACCGGCAGCGGCCCGACGGCGGCTTCACCTCCGTGCCCGACCAGGCGGGCCCGCGCCCGCTCCTGTACGACGCGCCCGCGCTCGCCGACATCTGCGTCCTGCTGGCCTGGGGCCACGCGCTCACCACGCCGAGCGCCGCGCCTGCCGGGACCAGCGCCGCGCCTGCCGGGACGGGTGCCGCGCCTGCCGGGACGAGCGCCGCCTTCACAGCGCCGAACGGGGGCCTCACAGCGCCGAGTGCCGTCGCTCCACGCGCAGCCGCAGCGCGAGAGGCACCTGCATCGTCCGCAGCCGCGCCCTGGGAGGCTTCGCGTCCGCCGGGGTCAGCGTCCAGCGGGTGA